In Phyllopteryx taeniolatus isolate TA_2022b chromosome 22, UOR_Ptae_1.2, whole genome shotgun sequence, one DNA window encodes the following:
- the mdm1 gene encoding nuclear protein MDM1 isoform X3 yields the protein MTVTSDSERTYGRGSSLPGRRSHRDAHGREELSRRGRRTALARSTAPPAAHKNQDHKRPEFPARSEPPAGPRREAPKPEPGSGKSRVEKSEELPRNNVDERSPPMLRPCSSGASLFRMHPVTVETQMHPIAMETEYRCSFQGLSPPRGPRLRKHLERRQRVPLFHTRTSLKMREESDDMPHPQHDGPTHQKKATPPPQVHRRHRKLTEYEAGFPRPPCGAAGETPQVALLRQKASWYRRRAWGTNFSRQHLSQLTSQHNFLWEPSTDAPSPRPTSDPRLTPDLRRPPYVEALDLASCSTSSSGPASPARGGPVAPPTCCKTIWATEGQEDGVERSPTPEMVSRPLHRTHLDVTTPATAGGAILVGRSSSEEAFQRRGASVSTAMDKASAGLMPKEVLCPRSPALLHRPSSAAKCRPILSGLSPAPPPMHVIRGRLRHAEFQHNGELGLRFHSHQGFGSNFHPDEGDSPSPLLLPELPFECTLSPWKRFGTQPSLGLWVPVPNAVPSFWPRRASAGDVEPLGGGVFGGGGRAGARADEGSGVLGEELNPRPLNQPTNQ from the exons ATGACGGTCACG AGTGACAGCGAGCGGACTTACGGACGAGGGTCCTCATTGCCTGGTCGCCGCTCTCACCGCGACG CTCACGGCAGAGAAGAGCTCTCTCGTCGTGGGAGGAGAACCGCTCTGGCTCGCAGCACAGCCCCCCCTGCAG CTCACAAGAACCAGGACCACAAACGTCCAGAGTTTCCTGCCAGATCAGAACCTCCTGCTGGACCAAGACGTGAAGCACCAAAACCAGAACCGGGAAGTGGAAAGTCACGCGTTGAGAAATCAGAGGAGTTGCCGAGAAACAACGTGGACGAGCGTTCTCCTCCG ATGCTCCGCCCCTGCAGCAGCGGGGCCTCTCTGTTTAGAATGCACCCTGTCACCGTGGAAACGCAGATGCATCCCATTGCGATGGAAACTGAGTACCGCTGCAGCTTCCAGGGTCTGTCTCCGCCTCGCGGGCCCCGCCTGCGGAAGCATTTGGAGCGTCGCCAGAGAGTTCCGCTCTTCCACACTCGCACT AGTCTGAAGATGAGGGAGGAGTCTGACGATATGCCCCACCCACAACATGATGGACCCACCCACCAGAAGAAAGCCACGCCCCCTCCGCAGGTTCATCGACgacacag gaaGCTGACCGAATATGAAGCCGGCTTTCCTCGTCCCCCGTGTGGAGCGGCGGGCGAAACCCCTCAG GTGGCGCTGTTGAGACAGAAGGCATCGTGGTACCGTCGCCGGGCCTGGGGGACCAACTTCTCCAGACAGCACCTGAGCCAGCTCACGTCCCAGCACAACTTCCTTTGGGAGCCCAGCACTGATGCTCCCAGCCCCCGACCCACCTCGGATCCAAGACTCACCCCGGACCTCCGCAGACCTCCCTACGTGGAGGCTCTGGACCTCGCCAG ctgctccacttcctcgTCTGGACCAGCAAGCCCTGCCCGCGGCGGGCCAGTGGCGCCGCCCACATGTTGCAAGACGATCTGGGCGACAGAAGGACAAGAGGATGGGGTGGAACGCTCGCCCACTCCTGAGATGGTCAGCAGACCGCTTCACAGAACACATTTGGATGTCACCACACCTGCCACtg CAGGGGGTGCCATCCTGGTGGGCAGGTCCAGTTCAGAAGAAGCTTTTCAG AGGCGTGGCGCTAGTGTTTCCACAGCAATGGACAAAGCGAGCGCCGGGCTTATGCCAAAGGAGGTGTTGTGTCCTCGTAGCCCCGCCCTCCTCCACCGGCCCTCTTCTGCTGCGAAGTGTCGACCGATCCTGTCCGGGCTGAGCCCGGCCCCGCCCCCGATGCACGTCATCCGAGGACGGCTGAGACATGCCGAGTTCCAACACAACG gTGAGCTTGGTCTGAGGTTCCACTCGCACCAAGGTTTCGGAAGCAACTTTCATCCTGACGAAGGTGACTCTCcctctcctcttcttcttcctgagCTTCCATTCGAATGCACCCTCTCGCCGTGGAAACGGTTTGGAACACAGCCCTCCCTCGGTCTTTGGGTACCCGTCCCTAATGCCGTCCCCTCCTTTTGGCCTAGACGAGCGTCTGCGGGTGATGTCGAGCCGCTCGGCGGCGGCGTGTTCGGCGGCGGTGGCCGTGCTGGAGCGCGCGCAGACGAGGGGTCGGGAGTTCTGGGGGAAGAGCTGAACCCTCGTCCCttaaaccaaccaaccaaccaataa
- the mdm1 gene encoding nuclear protein MDM1 isoform X2: MTVTSDSERTYGRGSSLPGRRSHRDAHGREELSRRGRRTALARSTAPPAAHKNQDHKRPEFPARSEPPAGPRREAPKPEPGSGKSRVEKSEELPRNNVDERSPPMLRPCSSGASLFRMHPVTVETQMHPIAMETEYRCSFQGLSPPRGPRLRKHLERRQRVPLFHTRTVHAHARCCCCCFGRFCHCCLMTILFDQSLKMREESDDMPHPQHDGPTHQKKATPPPQVHRRHRKLTEYEAGFPRPPCGAAGETPQVALLRQKASWYRRRAWGTNFSRQHLSQLTSQHNFLWEPSTDAPSPRPTSDPRLTPDLRRPPYVEALDLASCSTSSSGPASPARGGPVAPPTCCKTIWATEGQEDGVERSPTPEMVSRPLHRTHLDVTTPATAGGAILVGRSSSEEAFQVTDWMNSLDNRQTDRLTVCSIPALLHRPSSAAKCRPILSGLSPAPPPMHVIRGRLRHAEFQHNGELGLRFHSHQGFGSNFHPDEGDSPSPLLLPELPFECTLSPWKRFGTQPSLGLWVPVPNAVPSFWPRRASAGDVEPLGGGVFGGGGRAGARADEGSGVLGEELNPRPLNQPTNQ; this comes from the exons ATGACGGTCACG AGTGACAGCGAGCGGACTTACGGACGAGGGTCCTCATTGCCTGGTCGCCGCTCTCACCGCGACG CTCACGGCAGAGAAGAGCTCTCTCGTCGTGGGAGGAGAACCGCTCTGGCTCGCAGCACAGCCCCCCCTGCAG CTCACAAGAACCAGGACCACAAACGTCCAGAGTTTCCTGCCAGATCAGAACCTCCTGCTGGACCAAGACGTGAAGCACCAAAACCAGAACCGGGAAGTGGAAAGTCACGCGTTGAGAAATCAGAGGAGTTGCCGAGAAACAACGTGGACGAGCGTTCTCCTCCG ATGCTCCGCCCCTGCAGCAGCGGGGCCTCTCTGTTTAGAATGCACCCTGTCACCGTGGAAACGCAGATGCATCCCATTGCGATGGAAACTGAGTACCGCTGCAGCTTCCAGGGTCTGTCTCCGCCTCGCGGGCCCCGCCTGCGGAAGCATTTGGAGCGTCGCCAGAGAGTTCCGCTCTTCCACACTCGCACTGTACACGCGCATGCAagatgctgttgttgttgttttggaagattttgtcattgttgtttgaTGACGATTTTATTTGATCAGAGTCTGAAGATGAGGGAGGAGTCTGACGATATGCCCCACCCACAACATGATGGACCCACCCACCAGAAGAAAGCCACGCCCCCTCCGCAGGTTCATCGACgacacag gaaGCTGACCGAATATGAAGCCGGCTTTCCTCGTCCCCCGTGTGGAGCGGCGGGCGAAACCCCTCAG GTGGCGCTGTTGAGACAGAAGGCATCGTGGTACCGTCGCCGGGCCTGGGGGACCAACTTCTCCAGACAGCACCTGAGCCAGCTCACGTCCCAGCACAACTTCCTTTGGGAGCCCAGCACTGATGCTCCCAGCCCCCGACCCACCTCGGATCCAAGACTCACCCCGGACCTCCGCAGACCTCCCTACGTGGAGGCTCTGGACCTCGCCAG ctgctccacttcctcgTCTGGACCAGCAAGCCCTGCCCGCGGCGGGCCAGTGGCGCCGCCCACATGTTGCAAGACGATCTGGGCGACAGAAGGACAAGAGGATGGGGTGGAACGCTCGCCCACTCCTGAGATGGTCAGCAGACCGCTTCACAGAACACATTTGGATGTCACCACACCTGCCACtg CAGGGGGTGCCATCCTGGTGGGCAGGTCCAGTTCAGAAGAAGCTTTTCAGGTGACCGATTGGATGAACTCATTGGATAATCGACAGACTGACCGATTGACTGTCTGCTCGAT CCCCGCCCTCCTCCACCGGCCCTCTTCTGCTGCGAAGTGTCGACCGATCCTGTCCGGGCTGAGCCCGGCCCCGCCCCCGATGCACGTCATCCGAGGACGGCTGAGACATGCCGAGTTCCAACACAACG gTGAGCTTGGTCTGAGGTTCCACTCGCACCAAGGTTTCGGAAGCAACTTTCATCCTGACGAAGGTGACTCTCcctctcctcttcttcttcctgagCTTCCATTCGAATGCACCCTCTCGCCGTGGAAACGGTTTGGAACACAGCCCTCCCTCGGTCTTTGGGTACCCGTCCCTAATGCCGTCCCCTCCTTTTGGCCTAGACGAGCGTCTGCGGGTGATGTCGAGCCGCTCGGCGGCGGCGTGTTCGGCGGCGGTGGCCGTGCTGGAGCGCGCGCAGACGAGGGGTCGGGAGTTCTGGGGGAAGAGCTGAACCCTCGTCCCttaaaccaaccaaccaaccaataa
- the mdm1 gene encoding nuclear protein MDM1 isoform X5, producing MLRPCSSGASLFRMHPVTVETQMHPIAMETEYRCSFQGLSPPRGPRLRKHLERRQRVPLFHTRTVHAHARCCCCCFGRFCHCCLMTILFDQSLKMREESDDMPHPQHDGPTHQKKATPPPQVHRRHRKLTEYEAGFPRPPCGAAGETPQVALLRQKASWYRRRAWGTNFSRQHLSQLTSQHNFLWEPSTDAPSPRPTSDPRLTPDLRRPPYVEALDLASCSTSSSGPASPARGGPVAPPTCCKTIWATEGQEDGVERSPTPEMVSRPLHRTHLDVTTPATAGGAILVGRSSSEEAFQRRGASVSTAMDKASAGLMPKEVLCPRSPALLHRPSSAAKCRPILSGLSPAPPPMHVIRGRLRHAEFQHNGELGLRFHSHQGFGSNFHPDEGDSPSPLLLPELPFECTLSPWKRFGTQPSLGLWVPVPNAVPSFWPRRASAGDVEPLGGGVFGGGGRAGARADEGSGVLGEELNPRPLNQPTNQ from the exons ATGCTCCGCCCCTGCAGCAGCGGGGCCTCTCTGTTTAGAATGCACCCTGTCACCGTGGAAACGCAGATGCATCCCATTGCGATGGAAACTGAGTACCGCTGCAGCTTCCAGGGTCTGTCTCCGCCTCGCGGGCCCCGCCTGCGGAAGCATTTGGAGCGTCGCCAGAGAGTTCCGCTCTTCCACACTCGCACTGTACACGCGCATGCAagatgctgttgttgttgttttggaagattttgtcattgttgtttgaTGACGATTTTATTTGATCAGAGTCTGAAGATGAGGGAGGAGTCTGACGATATGCCCCACCCACAACATGATGGACCCACCCACCAGAAGAAAGCCACGCCCCCTCCGCAGGTTCATCGACgacacag gaaGCTGACCGAATATGAAGCCGGCTTTCCTCGTCCCCCGTGTGGAGCGGCGGGCGAAACCCCTCAG GTGGCGCTGTTGAGACAGAAGGCATCGTGGTACCGTCGCCGGGCCTGGGGGACCAACTTCTCCAGACAGCACCTGAGCCAGCTCACGTCCCAGCACAACTTCCTTTGGGAGCCCAGCACTGATGCTCCCAGCCCCCGACCCACCTCGGATCCAAGACTCACCCCGGACCTCCGCAGACCTCCCTACGTGGAGGCTCTGGACCTCGCCAG ctgctccacttcctcgTCTGGACCAGCAAGCCCTGCCCGCGGCGGGCCAGTGGCGCCGCCCACATGTTGCAAGACGATCTGGGCGACAGAAGGACAAGAGGATGGGGTGGAACGCTCGCCCACTCCTGAGATGGTCAGCAGACCGCTTCACAGAACACATTTGGATGTCACCACACCTGCCACtg CAGGGGGTGCCATCCTGGTGGGCAGGTCCAGTTCAGAAGAAGCTTTTCAG AGGCGTGGCGCTAGTGTTTCCACAGCAATGGACAAAGCGAGCGCCGGGCTTATGCCAAAGGAGGTGTTGTGTCCTCGTAGCCCCGCCCTCCTCCACCGGCCCTCTTCTGCTGCGAAGTGTCGACCGATCCTGTCCGGGCTGAGCCCGGCCCCGCCCCCGATGCACGTCATCCGAGGACGGCTGAGACATGCCGAGTTCCAACACAACG gTGAGCTTGGTCTGAGGTTCCACTCGCACCAAGGTTTCGGAAGCAACTTTCATCCTGACGAAGGTGACTCTCcctctcctcttcttcttcctgagCTTCCATTCGAATGCACCCTCTCGCCGTGGAAACGGTTTGGAACACAGCCCTCCCTCGGTCTTTGGGTACCCGTCCCTAATGCCGTCCCCTCCTTTTGGCCTAGACGAGCGTCTGCGGGTGATGTCGAGCCGCTCGGCGGCGGCGTGTTCGGCGGCGGTGGCCGTGCTGGAGCGCGCGCAGACGAGGGGTCGGGAGTTCTGGGGGAAGAGCTGAACCCTCGTCCCttaaaccaaccaaccaaccaataa
- the LOC133472202 gene encoding ras-related protein Rap-1b isoform X1 produces the protein MREYKLVVLGSGGVGKSALTVQFVQGIFVEKYDPTIEDSYRKQVEVDCQQCMLEILDTAGTEQFTAMRDLYMKNGQGFALVYSITAQSTFNDLQDLREQILRVKDTDDVPMILVGNKCDLEVERVVAKESGVGLARQWNSCAFLETSAKSKINVNEIFYDLVRQINRKSPVPGRTRKKSTCQLL, from the exons ATGCGTGAATACAAGCTGGTGGTTTTAGGATCTGGTGGCGTTGGCAAGTCTGCGCTG aCGGTCCAGTTTGTTCAAGGAATCTTTGTGGAGAAGTATGACCCCACGATAGAAGATTCCTACAGGAAG caagTGGAGGTGGATTGTCAGCAGTGTATGTTGGAGATCTTGGACACAGCAGGAACA GAGCAGTTCACGGCCATGCGTGACCTCTACATGAAGAACGGTCAGGGCTTCGCTTTGGTTTATTCCATCACGGCTCAGTCGACCTTCAACGACCTCCAAGACCTCAGAGAGCAAATCCTACGCGTCAAAGACACGGAtgat GTGCCGATGATCCTGGTGGGCAACAAGTGTGACCTGGAGGTGGAGCGTGTGGTGGCCAAAGAGTCCGGTGTGGGCCTCGCTCGCCAGTGGAACTCGTGCGCCTTCCTGGAAACGTCTGCCAAGAGCAAGATCAACGTCAACGAG ATTTTCTATGACCTGGTGAGACAGATCAACAGAAAGAGTCCAGTTCCTGGGAGAACTCGCAAAAAGTCCACTTGTCAGCTCCTCTAA
- the mdm1 gene encoding nuclear protein MDM1 isoform X4, with translation MTVTSDSERTYGRGSSLPGRRSHRDAHGREELSRRGRRTALARSTAPPAAHKNQDHKRPEFPARSEPPAGPRREAPKPEPGSGKSRVEKSEELPRNNVDERSPPMLRPCSSGASLFRMHPVTVETQMHPIAMETEYRCSFQGLSPPRGPRLRKHLERRQRVPLFHTRTVHAHARCCCCCFGRFCHCCLMTILFDQSLKMREESDDMPHPQHDGPTHQKKATPPPQVHRRHRKLTEYEAGFPRPPCGAAGETPQVALLRQKASWYRRRAWGTNFSRQHLSQLTSQHNFLWEPSTDAPSPRPTSDPRLTPDLRRPPYVEALDLASCSTSSSGPASPARGGPVAPPTCCKTIWATEGQEDGVERSPTPEMVSRPLHRTHLDVTTPATAGGAILVGRSSSEEAFQRRGASVSTAMDKASAGLMPKEVLCPRSPALLHRPSSAAKCRPILSGLSPAPPPMHVIRGRLRHAEFQHNGELGLRFHSHQGFGSNFHPDEDERLRVMSSRSAAACSAAVAVLERAQTRGREFWGKS, from the exons ATGACGGTCACG AGTGACAGCGAGCGGACTTACGGACGAGGGTCCTCATTGCCTGGTCGCCGCTCTCACCGCGACG CTCACGGCAGAGAAGAGCTCTCTCGTCGTGGGAGGAGAACCGCTCTGGCTCGCAGCACAGCCCCCCCTGCAG CTCACAAGAACCAGGACCACAAACGTCCAGAGTTTCCTGCCAGATCAGAACCTCCTGCTGGACCAAGACGTGAAGCACCAAAACCAGAACCGGGAAGTGGAAAGTCACGCGTTGAGAAATCAGAGGAGTTGCCGAGAAACAACGTGGACGAGCGTTCTCCTCCG ATGCTCCGCCCCTGCAGCAGCGGGGCCTCTCTGTTTAGAATGCACCCTGTCACCGTGGAAACGCAGATGCATCCCATTGCGATGGAAACTGAGTACCGCTGCAGCTTCCAGGGTCTGTCTCCGCCTCGCGGGCCCCGCCTGCGGAAGCATTTGGAGCGTCGCCAGAGAGTTCCGCTCTTCCACACTCGCACTGTACACGCGCATGCAagatgctgttgttgttgttttggaagattttgtcattgttgtttgaTGACGATTTTATTTGATCAGAGTCTGAAGATGAGGGAGGAGTCTGACGATATGCCCCACCCACAACATGATGGACCCACCCACCAGAAGAAAGCCACGCCCCCTCCGCAGGTTCATCGACgacacag gaaGCTGACCGAATATGAAGCCGGCTTTCCTCGTCCCCCGTGTGGAGCGGCGGGCGAAACCCCTCAG GTGGCGCTGTTGAGACAGAAGGCATCGTGGTACCGTCGCCGGGCCTGGGGGACCAACTTCTCCAGACAGCACCTGAGCCAGCTCACGTCCCAGCACAACTTCCTTTGGGAGCCCAGCACTGATGCTCCCAGCCCCCGACCCACCTCGGATCCAAGACTCACCCCGGACCTCCGCAGACCTCCCTACGTGGAGGCTCTGGACCTCGCCAG ctgctccacttcctcgTCTGGACCAGCAAGCCCTGCCCGCGGCGGGCCAGTGGCGCCGCCCACATGTTGCAAGACGATCTGGGCGACAGAAGGACAAGAGGATGGGGTGGAACGCTCGCCCACTCCTGAGATGGTCAGCAGACCGCTTCACAGAACACATTTGGATGTCACCACACCTGCCACtg CAGGGGGTGCCATCCTGGTGGGCAGGTCCAGTTCAGAAGAAGCTTTTCAG AGGCGTGGCGCTAGTGTTTCCACAGCAATGGACAAAGCGAGCGCCGGGCTTATGCCAAAGGAGGTGTTGTGTCCTCGTAGCCCCGCCCTCCTCCACCGGCCCTCTTCTGCTGCGAAGTGTCGACCGATCCTGTCCGGGCTGAGCCCGGCCCCGCCCCCGATGCACGTCATCCGAGGACGGCTGAGACATGCCGAGTTCCAACACAACG gTGAGCTTGGTCTGAGGTTCCACTCGCACCAAGGTTTCGGAAGCAACTTTCATCCTGACGAAG ACGAGCGTCTGCGGGTGATGTCGAGCCGCTCGGCGGCGGCGTGTTCGGCGGCGGTGGCCGTGCTGGAGCGCGCGCAGACGAGGGGTCGGGAGTTCTGGGGGAAGAGCTGA
- the mdm1 gene encoding nuclear protein MDM1 isoform X1 encodes MTVTSDSERTYGRGSSLPGRRSHRDAHGREELSRRGRRTALARSTAPPAAHKNQDHKRPEFPARSEPPAGPRREAPKPEPGSGKSRVEKSEELPRNNVDERSPPMLRPCSSGASLFRMHPVTVETQMHPIAMETEYRCSFQGLSPPRGPRLRKHLERRQRVPLFHTRTVHAHARCCCCCFGRFCHCCLMTILFDQSLKMREESDDMPHPQHDGPTHQKKATPPPQVHRRHRKLTEYEAGFPRPPCGAAGETPQVALLRQKASWYRRRAWGTNFSRQHLSQLTSQHNFLWEPSTDAPSPRPTSDPRLTPDLRRPPYVEALDLASCSTSSSGPASPARGGPVAPPTCCKTIWATEGQEDGVERSPTPEMVSRPLHRTHLDVTTPATAGGAILVGRSSSEEAFQRRGASVSTAMDKASAGLMPKEVLCPRSPALLHRPSSAAKCRPILSGLSPAPPPMHVIRGRLRHAEFQHNGELGLRFHSHQGFGSNFHPDEGDSPSPLLLPELPFECTLSPWKRFGTQPSLGLWVPVPNAVPSFWPRRASAGDVEPLGGGVFGGGGRAGARADEGSGVLGEELNPRPLNQPTNQ; translated from the exons ATGACGGTCACG AGTGACAGCGAGCGGACTTACGGACGAGGGTCCTCATTGCCTGGTCGCCGCTCTCACCGCGACG CTCACGGCAGAGAAGAGCTCTCTCGTCGTGGGAGGAGAACCGCTCTGGCTCGCAGCACAGCCCCCCCTGCAG CTCACAAGAACCAGGACCACAAACGTCCAGAGTTTCCTGCCAGATCAGAACCTCCTGCTGGACCAAGACGTGAAGCACCAAAACCAGAACCGGGAAGTGGAAAGTCACGCGTTGAGAAATCAGAGGAGTTGCCGAGAAACAACGTGGACGAGCGTTCTCCTCCG ATGCTCCGCCCCTGCAGCAGCGGGGCCTCTCTGTTTAGAATGCACCCTGTCACCGTGGAAACGCAGATGCATCCCATTGCGATGGAAACTGAGTACCGCTGCAGCTTCCAGGGTCTGTCTCCGCCTCGCGGGCCCCGCCTGCGGAAGCATTTGGAGCGTCGCCAGAGAGTTCCGCTCTTCCACACTCGCACTGTACACGCGCATGCAagatgctgttgttgttgttttggaagattttgtcattgttgtttgaTGACGATTTTATTTGATCAGAGTCTGAAGATGAGGGAGGAGTCTGACGATATGCCCCACCCACAACATGATGGACCCACCCACCAGAAGAAAGCCACGCCCCCTCCGCAGGTTCATCGACgacacag gaaGCTGACCGAATATGAAGCCGGCTTTCCTCGTCCCCCGTGTGGAGCGGCGGGCGAAACCCCTCAG GTGGCGCTGTTGAGACAGAAGGCATCGTGGTACCGTCGCCGGGCCTGGGGGACCAACTTCTCCAGACAGCACCTGAGCCAGCTCACGTCCCAGCACAACTTCCTTTGGGAGCCCAGCACTGATGCTCCCAGCCCCCGACCCACCTCGGATCCAAGACTCACCCCGGACCTCCGCAGACCTCCCTACGTGGAGGCTCTGGACCTCGCCAG ctgctccacttcctcgTCTGGACCAGCAAGCCCTGCCCGCGGCGGGCCAGTGGCGCCGCCCACATGTTGCAAGACGATCTGGGCGACAGAAGGACAAGAGGATGGGGTGGAACGCTCGCCCACTCCTGAGATGGTCAGCAGACCGCTTCACAGAACACATTTGGATGTCACCACACCTGCCACtg CAGGGGGTGCCATCCTGGTGGGCAGGTCCAGTTCAGAAGAAGCTTTTCAG AGGCGTGGCGCTAGTGTTTCCACAGCAATGGACAAAGCGAGCGCCGGGCTTATGCCAAAGGAGGTGTTGTGTCCTCGTAGCCCCGCCCTCCTCCACCGGCCCTCTTCTGCTGCGAAGTGTCGACCGATCCTGTCCGGGCTGAGCCCGGCCCCGCCCCCGATGCACGTCATCCGAGGACGGCTGAGACATGCCGAGTTCCAACACAACG gTGAGCTTGGTCTGAGGTTCCACTCGCACCAAGGTTTCGGAAGCAACTTTCATCCTGACGAAGGTGACTCTCcctctcctcttcttcttcctgagCTTCCATTCGAATGCACCCTCTCGCCGTGGAAACGGTTTGGAACACAGCCCTCCCTCGGTCTTTGGGTACCCGTCCCTAATGCCGTCCCCTCCTTTTGGCCTAGACGAGCGTCTGCGGGTGATGTCGAGCCGCTCGGCGGCGGCGTGTTCGGCGGCGGTGGCCGTGCTGGAGCGCGCGCAGACGAGGGGTCGGGAGTTCTGGGGGAAGAGCTGAACCCTCGTCCCttaaaccaaccaaccaaccaataa
- the LOC133472202 gene encoding ras-related protein Rap-1b isoform X2: MTTVQFVQGIFVEKYDPTIEDSYRKQVEVDCQQCMLEILDTAGTEQFTAMRDLYMKNGQGFALVYSITAQSTFNDLQDLREQILRVKDTDDVPMILVGNKCDLEVERVVAKESGVGLARQWNSCAFLETSAKSKINVNEIFYDLVRQINRKSPVPGRTRKKSTCQLL, from the exons ATGACG aCGGTCCAGTTTGTTCAAGGAATCTTTGTGGAGAAGTATGACCCCACGATAGAAGATTCCTACAGGAAG caagTGGAGGTGGATTGTCAGCAGTGTATGTTGGAGATCTTGGACACAGCAGGAACA GAGCAGTTCACGGCCATGCGTGACCTCTACATGAAGAACGGTCAGGGCTTCGCTTTGGTTTATTCCATCACGGCTCAGTCGACCTTCAACGACCTCCAAGACCTCAGAGAGCAAATCCTACGCGTCAAAGACACGGAtgat GTGCCGATGATCCTGGTGGGCAACAAGTGTGACCTGGAGGTGGAGCGTGTGGTGGCCAAAGAGTCCGGTGTGGGCCTCGCTCGCCAGTGGAACTCGTGCGCCTTCCTGGAAACGTCTGCCAAGAGCAAGATCAACGTCAACGAG ATTTTCTATGACCTGGTGAGACAGATCAACAGAAAGAGTCCAGTTCCTGGGAGAACTCGCAAAAAGTCCACTTGTCAGCTCCTCTAA